From one Triticum aestivum cultivar Chinese Spring chromosome 4B, IWGSC CS RefSeq v2.1, whole genome shotgun sequence genomic stretch:
- the LOC123093939 gene encoding disease resistance protein Pik-2-like, whose product MELVVGASNTTMRSLLGKLGGLLAQEYALMSGVRGDVQYINDELASMQAFLRDLSTAPDRHDNRLKDWMKQIRDMGYDIEDCIDDFAHRIPRDPSSDFKCLFIRTRFYELRTWWPRRNIASKIAELKVRAQQIGKRRRRYGVDNPINLNNGPLVRAVTYEIAEHQLTGHQLIVTKEPVGVTADMKKLEDWLDLDKPVEMCDKERIVLSIAGFGGVGKTTIAMALYQNARDKFDCRASVTVSQNYDQGAVLRMILKQVKPHESDPNIEGRSHSELMEELKTYLAEKRYLLLIDDIWSAQTWENIRKCLPHNDKKGSRVIVTTRFQAVGSAACSRRAEINFLHSVDFLSDEESKKLFDQSVSESNNNIGSEKELPPEDVWKICRGLPLAIVTMAGIVASNPRKSIKDWKEACNSLFPELMPSLTLDGVTRILDYCYNDLPADLRTCSLYLSIFPKGSKISRKRFTRRLIAEGFVSEKQGLSDEEVAETYFNQLIKRKIIRPVEHSSNGKIKSFQVHDMVLEYIVSKSSEENFITVVGGHWLVPMPTNKIRRLSVQSSGSEHGNSTKHMNLSQVRSLTMFRSLDQLHFHSFNNGILQVLDLEGCKGLKEKHLNDMCRMLVLKYLSLRQTDISKIPSKIAKLEYLETLDLRETNVTELPKSAGQLKRIINIFGGNKSSRKGLKLPQEITKETMKALRVLSGIEIDDKSTGVAGLHQLTGLRKLAIYKLRLQKGSETLTQLGSAIEYLGSCGLQTLVLNDEGSDFINLLDTMSGAPPRYLSALELSGNLKDVPQWITKLSNLNKLTLSVTVLRTDTFVLLRDLPLLFSLTFSLSAAKQDEAIVDIIDDNKSQSGGVIYVPGEGFKSLKLLRFFAPLVPKLSFPEDAMPALERIEMRFEAFEGLFGVDTLKSLKEVHLRVNSTADDITNFIVDDLKAIKAPKIIVDHVISS is encoded by the exons ATGGAGTTGGTAGTAGGTGCCTCAAACACTACCATGAGGTCTCTCCTGGGCAAGCTGGGTGGCCTTCTTGCCCAGGAGTATGCTCTGATGAGTGGAGTCCGTGGCGATGTTCAGTACATCAATGATGAGCTTGCAAGCATGCAGGCCTTTCTCCGTGACCTGAGCACTGCCCCAGACCGTCATGACAACCGGCTCAAGGACTGGATGAAGCAGATCCGTGACATGGGCTATGACATTGAAGATTGCATTGATGACTTTGCCCACCGCATCCCCCGAGATCCCAGCAGTGATTTCAAATGCTTATTCATCAGGACAAGATTCTACGAACTCCGGACGTGGTGGCCTCGCCGTAACATTGCGTCCAAGATTGCTGAACTCAAGGTGCGGGCGCAACAGATTGGTAAGCGCCGTAGACGATATGGAGTGGACAACCCAATCAACTTGAACAATGGTCCTCTTGTTCGTGCTGTTACGTACGAAATTGCTGAGCATCAGCTCACAGGCCATCAGCTCATTGTTACGAAGGAACCTGTGGGGGTGACGGCTGACATGAAGAAGCTCGAGGATTGGTTGGACTTGGACAAACCTGTTGAAATGTGTGATAAGGAGCGAATTGTTCTGTCCATAGCCGGATTTGGCGGCGTGGGGAAGACCACTATTGCGATGGCGTTGTACCAAAATGCCAGGGATAAATTTGATTGTCGGGCATCGGTCACAGTATCTCAAAACTATGATCAGGGTGCAGTGCTCAGGATGATTCTGAAACAAGTCAAGCCACACGAGAGTGATCCCAATATTGAAGGAAGGAGCCACAGCGAACTCATGGAAGAACTAAAAACTTATCTGGCCGAAAAGAG ATATCTCCTCCTGATTGATGACATATGGTCTGCACAAACATGGGAGAATATCAGAAAATGCTTGCCACATAATGATAAAAAAGGCAGCAGAGTAATAGTGACTACAAGATTTCAGGCTGTTGGTAGTGCTGCTTGCTCACGAAGAGCAGAAATTAATTTTCTTCATTCAGTCGATTTTCTTAGTGATGAAGAGTCTAAAAAATTGTTTGATCAAAGTGTTTCTGAATCCAACAACAACATAGGTAGTGAGAAAGAACTCCCACCTGAAGATGTATGGAAAATATGCAGGGGTCTGCCTTTGGCCATAGTTACCATGGCTGGTATTGTTGCTAGCAACCCTCGCAAATCCATCAAAGACTGGAAAGAGGCATGTAACTCATTATTTCCAGAGTTGATGCCTTCTCTGACCCTGGATGGTGTTACAAGGATACTCGATTATTGCTACAATGATTTGCCTGCAGATCTCAGGACCTGCTCTTTGTACCTGAGCATATTTCCTAAGGGTTCAAAAATTAGTAGGAAGCGTTTCACCCGGAGGTTGATAGCCGAAGGTTTCGTTAGTGAGAAGCAAGGCTTGTCAGATGAAGAAGTTGCAGAAACATACTTTAATCAGCTGATAAAAAGGAAGATAATACGTCCAGTGGAGCACAGCAGCAACGGGAAGATAAAAAGCTTTCAAGTGCATGATATGGTCCTTGAATATATTGTTTCGAAGTCAAGCGAAGAGAATTTTATTACTGTGGTTGGTGGCCACTGGCTGGTGCCAATGCCGACCAATAAAATCCGCCGACTCTCTGTACAAAGCAGTGGTTCTGAGCATGGGAATTCAACGAAACACATGAACTTATCGCAAGTGCGATCTCTGACCATGTTCCGGAGCCTAGACCAACTTCATTTCCATTCTTTCAATAATGGAATTTTACAAGTCCTGGATCTTGAGGGTTGCAAGGGTTTGAAAGAGAAACATCTGAATGACATGTGTAGAATGCTTGTACTGAAGTATTTGAGCCTTAGGCAGACAGATATTTCCAAAATACCCTCTAAGATTGCAAAACTCGAGTACCTAGAAACTCTTGACCTAAGGGAGACGAATGTTACTGAGCTCCCAAAATCTGCAGGACAGCTCAAACGGATAATTAATATATTTGGCGGGAATAAAAGCTCAAGGAAGGGTTTAAAGTTGCCTCAAGAGATAACTAAGGAGACAATGAAAGCACTCCGTGTACTGTCAGGGATCGAGATTGATGACAAATCAACAGGTGTTGCTGGCCTCCATCAATTGACGGGGCTTAGGAAGCTTGCAATTTACAAGCTCAGATTACAGAAGGGTAGTGAAACCTTGACACAGTTAGGCTCTGCTATCGAGTATCTTGGCAGCTGTGGTCTGCAGACtctggtgctcaacgacgagggaTCTGATTTTATCAACTTGTTGGACACCATGTCCGGCGCACCTCCAAGATACCTCAGTGCCCTTGAGCTCTCTGGCAATTTGAAAGATGTTCCCCAGTGGATTACCAAACTCAGTAACCTCAACAAGTTGACCCTTTCTGTGACAGTTCTCCGGACAGATACTTTTGTGCTCCTGCGCGACCTGCCTTTGTTGTTTTCCCTCACCTTTTCGCTGAGTGCAGCGAAGCAGGATGAGGCCATAGTGGACATCATTGATGATAACAAATCACAGTCTGGTGGGGTAATCTACGTTCCAGGTGAGGGATTCAAGAGTCTTAAGCTGCTTCGCTTCTTTGCACCTCTAGTGCCAAAGCTGAGCTTCCCAGAAGATGCAATGCCAGcacttgaaaggatcgagatgcgGTTCGAAGCCTTTGAGGGCCTTTTCGGTGTTGACACCCTGAAAAGTCTCAAGGAGGTGCACCTCAGAGTCAATAGCACAGCAGATGACATAACCAACTTCATAGTAGATGATTTGAAGGCCATCAAGGCGCCAAAGATAATCGTGGATCATGTTATCAGCAGCTGA